A stretch of the Azorhizobium caulinodans ORS 571 genome encodes the following:
- a CDS encoding DUF2948 family protein, with the protein MDALKLFALDDEDLAILSTHLQDAVVKVADIGFVPKAQRFALLLNRFDWDQKECAGEHVRRRTGLHFERVTAVKTRGFEPTDKEEVLNLLAITFTPEETPSGYVILTFSGGAEIRLDVECIEAGMSDLGPAWGCTKAPAHKDTAA; encoded by the coding sequence ATGGACGCGCTCAAGCTTTTCGCGCTGGACGACGAGGACCTCGCGATCCTCTCCACCCATCTGCAGGATGCGGTGGTGAAGGTGGCCGACATCGGCTTCGTGCCCAAGGCGCAGCGCTTCGCCCTCCTGCTCAATCGCTTCGACTGGGACCAGAAGGAATGCGCGGGCGAGCATGTGCGCCGGCGCACCGGCCTGCATTTCGAGCGGGTGACGGCGGTGAAGACGCGCGGCTTCGAGCCGACGGACAAGGAGGAGGTGCTGAACCTCCTCGCCATCACCTTCACCCCCGAGGAAACCCCGTCCGGCTATGTGATCCTGACCTTTTCCGGCGGCGCGGAAATCCGCCTCGATGTGGAATGCATCGAGGCCGGCATGTCCGATCTCGGCCCCGCCTGGGGCTGCACCAAGGCTCCCGCCCACAAGGACACTGCCGCCTGA
- the murA gene encoding UDP-N-acetylglucosamine 1-carboxyvinyltransferase, which yields MDKIRIIGGGSLNGTIPISGAKNAALPLMIAALLSEEKLVLENVPRLADVALLQRILGNHGVDITVNGKRNGDDPHAGQTMEIDARVIVDTTAPYDLVSRMRASFWVVGPLLARMGEARVSLPGGCAIGTRPVDFHLDALRALGADIDIDAGYVVARAPHGLTGARIVFPKVSVGATHTAIMAAALAKGDTVIENAAREPEIVDLADCLIKMGARIEGAGTSTIEISGVPRLRGARHSVLPDRIETGTYAMATAMTGGDVTLAGARADLLESALDVLRKAGAQIDVNNEGIRVRRNGAGIFPVEVSTAPHPGFPTDLQAQLMALMTRAQGRSRITETIFENRFMHVQELARLGANIHLEGDTAIVEGSDRLKGAPVMATDLRASVSLVIAGLAAEGETMIQRVYHLDRGFERLEEKLSRCGAQIERISG from the coding sequence ATGGACAAGATTCGCATCATCGGCGGCGGCAGCCTCAACGGCACCATTCCGATCTCCGGTGCCAAGAATGCCGCCCTGCCGCTGATGATCGCGGCGCTGCTCTCGGAAGAGAAGCTGGTGCTGGAGAATGTGCCGCGGCTCGCGGACGTGGCGCTGCTCCAGCGCATTCTCGGCAACCACGGCGTGGACATCACGGTCAACGGCAAGCGCAACGGGGACGATCCCCACGCCGGCCAGACGATGGAGATCGACGCCCGCGTGATCGTCGATACCACCGCGCCCTATGATCTCGTGTCCCGGATGCGGGCCAGCTTCTGGGTGGTCGGGCCGCTGCTGGCGCGCATGGGCGAGGCCCGCGTCTCGCTTCCCGGCGGCTGCGCCATCGGCACCCGGCCCGTGGACTTCCATCTCGATGCCCTGCGGGCGCTGGGCGCCGATATCGACATCGATGCCGGCTATGTGGTCGCCCGCGCGCCGCACGGCCTCACCGGTGCCCGCATCGTGTTCCCGAAGGTGTCGGTGGGCGCGACCCACACCGCCATCATGGCGGCGGCCCTCGCCAAGGGCGATACGGTGATCGAGAACGCCGCCCGCGAGCCCGAGATCGTCGATCTCGCCGACTGCCTCATCAAGATGGGCGCACGGATCGAGGGCGCGGGCACGTCCACCATCGAGATTTCCGGTGTGCCGCGCCTGCGCGGCGCGCGCCATTCGGTCCTGCCCGACCGCATCGAGACGGGCACCTATGCCATGGCCACGGCCATGACCGGCGGCGATGTGACGCTCGCCGGCGCGCGGGCGGACCTGCTCGAGAGTGCGCTCGATGTGCTGCGCAAGGCGGGCGCGCAGATCGACGTGAACAACGAGGGCATCCGCGTCCGCCGCAACGGCGCGGGCATCTTCCCCGTGGAGGTCTCCACGGCGCCGCATCCGGGCTTCCCGACCGACCTTCAGGCCCAGCTCATGGCCCTGATGACGCGGGCCCAGGGCCGCTCGCGCATCACCGAGACCATCTTCGAGAACCGCTTCATGCATGTGCAGGAACTGGCCCGTCTCGGCGCCAATATCCATCTGGAGGGCGACACCGCCATCGTGGAGGGCTCCGACCGCCTCAAGGGCGCCCCGGTGATGGCGACCGACCTGCGTGCCTCCGTGTCCCTCGTCATCGCCGGCCTTGCCGCCGAGGGCGAGACCATGATCCAGCGCGTCTATCACCTCGACCGCGGCTTCGAGCGGCTGGAGGAGAAGCTCTCCCGCTGCGGCGCGCAGATCGAGCGCATCAGCGGCTGA
- a CDS encoding methyl-accepting chemotaxis protein codes for MFPWFNAKIDAQTIKALDRSLAIIEFTPSGDVITANANFLKVVGYSLDEIRGRHHRTFMDPVEAQSPEYQAFWTSLGKGQFYAGEFRRFGKGGHEAWLEATYNPVMDASGRVIKVVKFASDITERKRRTAEFEGQVAAISKSQAVIHFTLDGTITEANQNFLDALGYRLEEIQGRHHSMFVSPEEKNSPSYRAFWDALRRGEYQQAEYKRLGKGGKEVWIQATYTPIFDAAGKPFKVVKFATDITEAVKQRMHRAGVQKEIAADLERISQELTQANTQAASASAAAEQTAGNVQSVAAAAEELAASVEEIRRQIHQSSTLARTAASEGARTNTIVTSLTGAAQKIGDVVSLIDSIAEQTNLLALNATIEAARAGDAGKGFSVVAQEVKSLAGQTSKATSEIASQIEAVQQVTQQAVQALGSITGTISDLNDVASVIASAVEEQTAVTREVSSNMQGAAQGVEMVKANMNAIAGSTNQVEQATRQVRQAAASIA; via the coding sequence ATGTTTCCATGGTTCAACGCAAAGATTGATGCCCAGACGATCAAGGCGCTCGACCGGTCGCTGGCGATCATCGAGTTCACGCCATCTGGAGACGTGATCACCGCCAATGCGAACTTCCTGAAGGTGGTGGGCTATTCACTCGACGAGATCCGTGGCCGGCATCACCGGACCTTCATGGACCCGGTAGAGGCTCAGAGCCCGGAGTACCAGGCCTTCTGGACCAGCCTCGGCAAGGGGCAGTTCTATGCCGGCGAGTTCCGCCGCTTCGGCAAGGGCGGGCACGAAGCCTGGCTGGAAGCCACCTACAATCCTGTCATGGACGCCTCCGGGCGCGTCATCAAGGTGGTGAAGTTCGCCTCCGACATCACCGAGCGCAAGCGCCGCACCGCCGAGTTCGAGGGTCAGGTGGCCGCCATCTCCAAGTCGCAGGCGGTGATCCACTTCACCCTGGACGGCACCATCACGGAAGCGAACCAGAACTTCCTCGATGCCCTCGGCTATCGCCTTGAGGAGATCCAGGGTCGCCACCACTCCATGTTCGTGTCGCCCGAGGAAAAGAACAGCCCCTCCTACCGCGCCTTCTGGGATGCGCTGCGCCGGGGCGAATACCAGCAGGCGGAATACAAGCGGCTGGGCAAGGGCGGGAAGGAAGTCTGGATCCAGGCCACCTACACGCCCATCTTCGATGCCGCGGGCAAACCCTTCAAGGTGGTGAAGTTCGCCACCGACATCACCGAGGCCGTGAAGCAGCGCATGCATCGTGCCGGCGTGCAGAAGGAGATCGCCGCCGATCTCGAGCGCATCAGCCAGGAACTGACGCAGGCCAACACGCAGGCGGCCTCCGCCTCTGCCGCCGCCGAGCAGACGGCGGGCAACGTGCAGTCGGTGGCGGCTGCCGCCGAGGAACTGGCGGCCTCCGTCGAGGAGATCCGCCGGCAGATCCACCAGTCGAGCACGCTTGCGAGAACGGCGGCGAGCGAGGGCGCGCGCACCAACACCATTGTCACGAGCCTCACCGGCGCCGCGCAGAAGATCGGCGACGTGGTGAGCCTCATCGATTCCATCGCCGAGCAGACCAACCTGCTGGCGCTCAACGCCACCATCGAGGCCGCGCGTGCGGGCGATGCCGGCAAGGGCTTCTCCGTGGTCGCGCAGGAGGTGAAGAGCCTCGCCGGCCAGACCTCCAAGGCCACCAGCGAGATCGCCTCGCAGATCGAGGCGGTGCAGCAGGTCACGCAGCAGGCGGTGCAGGCCCTCGGCTCGATCACCGGCACCATCTCCGACCTCAACGACGTGGCCTCGGTCATCGCATCGGCGGTGGAGGAGCAGACGGCGGTGACGCGCGAGGTCTCCTCCAACATGCAGGGGGCGGCCCAGGGCGTCGAGATGGTGAAGGCCAACATGAATGCCATCGCCGGCTCGACCAACCAGGTGGAACAGGCGACCCGTCAGGTCCGCCAGGCGGCGGCGTCCATCGCCTGA
- a CDS encoding methyl-accepting chemotaxis protein — MTAKVVTLLAALGVTSLAGGLYAASGMSDIQTTYVDLINGHQTAILRVARAARSAQTVRAEIYRAIVATTESEDQKAKAALDGGIKRYDTLLAEAAQAAPSKTGEIQQMRNALPAVVSGPCSGAINAGAEQVTVESIERASKLMSTVCDPAIDQIVNTTVSFNDGLIKETAAIKEETARRTSTTIWTTLGCILGATLLIIALAIFVVRGGIVAPLRRLMDKMVAMGEGKLAGEVEGTARKDEIGAMGRTLELMRVQLGEAEVARQEQAQRQEVERKTLERREHLAQGFVARMKDLASGFANSSQEVAESARNLSAAADQTSQQAQSVAAAAEEAATNVQTVAASSEELAASVREINGQVSHSAVVAERAYKEAESSNQRIADLAKAAADIGDVINLIKGIADQTNLLALNATIEAARAGEAGKGFAVVATEVKELASQTSKATADIYTKVTEIQTATQGTVASMSEIIRVITEVKQISSSIAGAVEQQGAATGEIAQNCQQAATGTQDVTNNISGVGQAAQTTGAASSQLLALSQGLSSQATDLRSVVEGFVRDLNAA, encoded by the coding sequence ATGACTGCGAAGGTCGTGACCCTTCTCGCGGCGCTCGGCGTGACAAGCCTCGCAGGCGGGCTCTATGCGGCCTCCGGCATGTCGGACATCCAGACGACGTACGTGGACCTCATCAACGGCCACCAGACGGCCATCCTCCGGGTGGCGCGGGCGGCCCGGTCCGCGCAGACCGTGCGCGCCGAAATCTACCGGGCCATCGTGGCCACCACGGAGTCGGAGGACCAGAAGGCGAAGGCGGCGCTGGACGGCGGCATCAAGCGCTATGACACCCTGCTGGCCGAAGCGGCGCAGGCCGCGCCCAGCAAGACCGGCGAGATCCAGCAGATGCGCAATGCGCTGCCGGCGGTCGTCTCGGGCCCCTGCTCGGGCGCCATCAATGCCGGCGCCGAACAGGTGACGGTGGAGAGCATCGAGCGCGCCTCGAAGCTCATGTCCACCGTCTGCGACCCGGCCATCGACCAGATCGTCAACACCACCGTCAGCTTCAATGACGGGCTCATCAAGGAAACCGCCGCCATCAAGGAAGAGACGGCGCGGCGCACCAGCACCACGATCTGGACCACGCTCGGCTGCATCCTCGGCGCGACGCTGCTCATCATCGCCCTCGCCATCTTCGTGGTGCGTGGCGGCATCGTGGCCCCGCTGCGCCGCCTCATGGACAAGATGGTGGCCATGGGCGAAGGCAAGCTCGCCGGCGAGGTGGAAGGCACGGCGCGCAAGGACGAGATCGGCGCCATGGGCCGCACCCTCGAACTCATGCGCGTGCAGCTCGGCGAGGCGGAAGTCGCCCGGCAGGAGCAGGCCCAGCGGCAGGAAGTCGAGCGCAAGACGCTGGAGCGCCGCGAGCACCTCGCCCAGGGCTTCGTCGCCCGGATGAAGGATCTCGCCTCTGGCTTTGCCAATTCCTCTCAGGAAGTGGCCGAATCCGCCCGCAACCTCTCGGCTGCCGCCGACCAGACCTCGCAGCAGGCCCAGTCGGTCGCCGCGGCGGCGGAGGAAGCCGCCACCAATGTGCAGACGGTGGCCGCCTCCTCCGAGGAACTCGCCGCCTCGGTGCGCGAGATCAACGGCCAGGTCTCCCATTCGGCGGTCGTCGCGGAGCGCGCCTACAAGGAGGCGGAATCCTCCAACCAGCGCATCGCGGATCTCGCCAAGGCGGCAGCGGACATCGGCGACGTGATCAACCTCATCAAGGGCATTGCCGACCAGACCAACCTGCTGGCGCTCAATGCCACCATCGAGGCGGCGCGCGCCGGTGAGGCCGGCAAGGGCTTCGCGGTGGTGGCCACGGAGGTGAAGGAACTGGCGTCCCAGACCTCCAAGGCGACCGCCGACATCTACACCAAGGTGACGGAGATCCAGACCGCGACCCAGGGCACGGTGGCCTCCATGTCGGAAATCATCCGCGTCATCACCGAGGTGAAGCAGATCTCCTCCTCCATCGCCGGCGCGGTGGAGCAGCAGGGCGCCGCCACCGGCGAGATCGCGCAGAACTGCCAGCAGGCCGCCACCGGCACGCAGGATGTGACGAACAACATCAGCGGCGTCGGCCAGGCCGCCCAGACCACCGGCGCGGCGTCCTCCCAGTTGCTCGCCCTGTCGCAGGGGCTCTCGTCCCAGGCGACGGACCTGCGCAGCGTCGTGGAAGGCTTCGTCCGCGACCTCAACGCCGCGTGA
- the ssuD gene encoding FMNH2-dependent alkanesulfonate monooxygenase, which translates to MTDTSDLVPAPEANVLWFLPTHGDGHYLGTSHGARAVSLGYLRQIAQAADQLGYYGVLIPTGRSCEDSWIVASALAPATEKLRYLIAVRPGLLEPAVAARMTATLDRISDGRVLINVVTGGDPVENRGDGFFLDHAERYEVTDEFLSIYTRLLKGEDVTFTGKHLKVEDGKLLYPPVQEPHPPLFFGGSSPAAHTVAAKHIQKYLTWGEPPAAVAGKIRDIKARAAAEGREVSFGIRLHVIVRDTNEKAWEAAEDLIRHVDENTIAEAQKVFLRMDSEGQRRMSALHGGDRTKLEVAPNLWAGVGLVRGGAGTALVGDPQTVAERMKEYMSLGIDTFVLSGYPHLEEAYRFAESVFPLLPLAATTGRAKGEILHRGPFGEMIGNTIVPEPKVSAS; encoded by the coding sequence ATGACCGATACCAGCGATCTCGTGCCCGCCCCCGAAGCCAATGTGCTGTGGTTCCTGCCGACCCATGGCGACGGGCATTATCTCGGCACCTCGCATGGCGCGCGCGCCGTCTCGCTCGGCTATCTGCGCCAGATCGCGCAGGCGGCCGACCAGCTCGGCTATTACGGCGTTCTCATCCCCACCGGCCGCTCGTGCGAGGACAGCTGGATCGTCGCGTCCGCGCTCGCGCCCGCTACGGAAAAGCTGCGCTATCTCATCGCCGTGCGCCCCGGCCTGCTGGAGCCGGCCGTGGCCGCGCGCATGACCGCCACGCTCGACCGCATCTCCGATGGGCGCGTGCTCATCAATGTGGTGACCGGCGGCGATCCGGTGGAGAACCGGGGCGACGGCTTCTTCCTCGACCATGCCGAGCGCTATGAGGTGACGGACGAGTTCCTCTCCATCTACACGCGCCTGCTCAAGGGCGAGGATGTCACCTTTACCGGGAAGCACCTGAAGGTGGAGGACGGCAAGCTGCTCTATCCGCCGGTGCAGGAGCCGCATCCGCCGCTCTTCTTCGGCGGTTCGTCGCCGGCCGCGCACACCGTCGCCGCCAAGCACATCCAGAAGTATCTCACCTGGGGCGAGCCGCCGGCGGCGGTGGCGGGCAAGATCCGCGACATCAAGGCCCGCGCGGCGGCGGAAGGGCGGGAGGTGTCCTTCGGCATTCGCCTGCATGTCATCGTGCGCGACACCAACGAGAAGGCATGGGAAGCAGCCGAGGATCTCATCCGCCACGTGGACGAGAACACCATCGCGGAGGCGCAGAAGGTCTTCCTGCGCATGGATTCCGAGGGCCAGCGCCGCATGAGCGCCCTGCACGGCGGCGACCGCACGAAGCTGGAGGTGGCGCCGAACCTGTGGGCCGGTGTCGGCCTCGTGCGCGGCGGTGCGGGCACGGCGCTGGTGGGCGATCCGCAGACGGTGGCCGAACGCATGAAGGAATACATGTCGCTCGGCATCGATACCTTCGTGCTGTCCGGCTACCCGCATCTTGAGGAGGCCTATCGCTTCGCCGAGAGCGTCTTCCCGCTGCTACCGCTGGCCGCCACCACCGGCCGCGCCAAGGGCGAGATCCTGCATCGCGGACCTTTTGGCGAGATGATCGGGAACACCATCGTCCCCGAGCCGAAGGTCTCCGCTTCCTGA
- a CDS encoding LLM class flavin-dependent oxidoreductase produces the protein MARDILFNAFAMNCVGHQSPGLWRHPKDRTADYNRLPYWLDLARVLERGLFDGLFLADVLGVYDVFGGSPDAALRNATQVPVNDPMLIVPAMAAVTQHLGFGVTSTLTYEPPYPFARRMSTLDHLTEGRVGWNIVTGYLDSAARGMGLAHQRAHDDRYAVADDYMEVVYKLWEGSWEEGAAVRDRAQGVFTDPAKVHRVRHQGPHYALDAIHLCEPSPQRTPVLYQAGTSPRGRAFAGRHAEAVFVSGPSVAVIAPRVAALRQAAQENGRAADDIRIFAMATIIVGETEAAARAKLDDYRAHISREGALTLYSGWTGVDFSTYAHDQQVRHIESEAGRSAMDNMTRADPNRVWTVGEVAEHVGIGGVGPVFVGDPAQVADALEGFIGATGIDGFNLAFAISPGSYEDIADLVVPELQRRGRYKRAYAPGTLREKLFGAAPRLSAPHPAASYRRLPPHASGLAAE, from the coding sequence ATGGCGCGGGACATTCTCTTCAACGCCTTCGCCATGAACTGCGTCGGCCACCAGTCCCCCGGACTATGGCGCCATCCGAAGGATCGGACGGCCGACTACAACCGGCTGCCCTATTGGCTCGATCTTGCCCGCGTGCTGGAGCGGGGGCTGTTCGACGGCCTGTTCCTCGCCGACGTGCTGGGCGTCTATGACGTCTTCGGCGGCTCCCCGGACGCGGCCCTGCGCAACGCCACGCAAGTTCCGGTGAATGACCCCATGCTCATCGTGCCCGCCATGGCGGCGGTGACGCAGCATCTGGGGTTCGGCGTCACCTCCACGCTCACCTACGAGCCGCCCTATCCCTTCGCCCGGCGCATGAGCACGCTCGATCACCTCACCGAAGGGCGCGTCGGCTGGAACATCGTCACCGGCTATCTCGACAGCGCCGCTCGGGGCATGGGCCTTGCCCACCAGCGCGCCCATGACGACCGCTATGCGGTGGCGGACGATTACATGGAGGTGGTCTACAAGCTCTGGGAGGGCTCGTGGGAGGAGGGGGCCGCGGTGCGCGACCGGGCGCAGGGCGTCTTCACCGATCCCGCCAAGGTCCATCGCGTGCGCCATCAGGGGCCGCATTATGCGCTCGATGCCATCCATCTGTGCGAGCCCTCGCCCCAGCGCACGCCCGTGCTCTATCAGGCCGGCACCTCGCCGCGTGGGCGCGCCTTTGCCGGGCGCCATGCGGAAGCGGTGTTCGTCTCCGGCCCCTCCGTCGCAGTGATCGCGCCGCGCGTCGCCGCCCTGCGACAGGCGGCACAGGAGAATGGCCGTGCGGCCGATGACATCCGCATCTTCGCCATGGCCACCATCATCGTCGGGGAAACCGAGGCGGCGGCGCGGGCGAAGCTGGACGACTACCGCGCCCACATCAGCCGCGAGGGTGCGCTGACGCTCTATTCCGGCTGGACGGGCGTCGATTTCTCCACCTATGCCCATGACCAGCAGGTCCGCCACATCGAGAGCGAAGCCGGCCGCAGCGCCATGGACAATATGACCCGCGCCGATCCGAACCGGGTCTGGACCGTGGGCGAGGTGGCCGAGCATGTGGGCATTGGCGGCGTCGGCCCCGTCTTTGTGGGCGATCCGGCGCAGGTGGCCGACGCGCTGGAGGGCTTCATCGGAGCCACCGGCATCGACGGCTTCAATCTCGCCTTCGCCATCAGCCCCGGCAGCTATGAGGACATTGCCGATCTGGTGGTGCCCGAGTTGCAGCGGCGCGGCCGCTACAAGCGCGCCTATGCGCCCGGCACCTTGCGCGAGAAGCTGTTCGGTGCCGCGCCCCGCCTTTCCGCCCCGCATCCGGCGGCCTCCTACCGCCGGCTTCCCCCGCACGCCTCCGGCCTTGCGGCCGAATGA
- a CDS encoding flavin reductase family protein, giving the protein MNAHSAITAVAPAQPELAATALAFRAGMRKLAGAVSILTVGEGERRTGLTATSVTSLSVDPPTLIICVNRSSSARATLIEEGRFAINVLRPHHQALADQFAGRNGEKGPERYKGADWTRLETGAPVLNDALAAFDCYLEEAIERHSHIIVIGRVAAARITENAEPLLYWAGAYRGLEASPANV; this is encoded by the coding sequence ATGAACGCCCATTCCGCCATCACGGCCGTCGCGCCCGCCCAGCCGGAACTTGCCGCCACCGCCCTCGCCTTTCGTGCCGGGATGCGCAAGCTCGCGGGCGCGGTGAGCATTCTCACCGTGGGCGAAGGTGAGCGCCGCACCGGCCTCACCGCCACCTCCGTTACCTCGCTGTCCGTCGATCCGCCGACGCTCATCATCTGCGTCAACCGTTCGTCCTCCGCCCGGGCGACGCTGATCGAGGAGGGCCGTTTCGCCATCAACGTGCTGCGGCCGCATCATCAGGCGCTCGCCGACCAGTTCGCCGGGCGCAACGGCGAGAAGGGGCCGGAGCGCTACAAGGGCGCCGACTGGACACGGCTCGAAACCGGAGCCCCGGTGCTCAACGACGCTCTGGCGGCCTTCGACTGCTATCTGGAGGAGGCCATCGAGCGGCACTCCCACATCATCGTCATCGGCCGCGTCGCCGCCGCCCGCATCACCGAGAATGCCGAGCCCCTGCTCTATTGGGCCGGCGCCTATCGCGGCCTCGAAGCGTCGCCAGCCAACGTCTGA
- a CDS encoding sulfonate ABC transporter substrate-binding protein → MSHTNNPFSVTRRRFGALAAGTLVAGWSAGAHAQEKVVRIGYQKYGTLILLKNKGLLEAKLKPLGYAVRWAEFAAGPQLLEALNAGAIDFGNTGEAPPIFAQAAGAPLVYVGYEPAAPEGEAILVPKNSPLKTVADLKGKTVALNKGSNVHYLLVKALETANVSYTDIKTAFLTPADARAAFERGAVDAWAIWDPFQAAAETTIEARQLTNGTGIVSNYQFYFSTQSFVEKAPDVVDAVLAGVAEIGAWVKANPKAAAAEFSPLIGIPAPILEIALARQQYDVKPITPAVVAQQQQVADAFFKLGLIPKEIRISDAVRALKS, encoded by the coding sequence ATGTCGCACACGAACAACCCGTTTTCCGTGACGCGCCGGCGCTTCGGGGCGCTGGCCGCCGGCACGCTGGTCGCCGGCTGGAGCGCCGGCGCCCATGCGCAGGAAAAGGTGGTGCGGATCGGCTATCAGAAATACGGCACGCTGATCCTGCTCAAGAACAAGGGCCTGCTGGAAGCCAAGCTGAAGCCGCTCGGCTACGCCGTCCGCTGGGCGGAATTTGCCGCCGGGCCGCAGCTGCTCGAGGCCCTGAACGCGGGGGCCATCGATTTCGGCAACACCGGCGAGGCCCCGCCGATCTTCGCGCAGGCCGCCGGGGCACCACTCGTCTATGTGGGCTATGAGCCCGCCGCGCCCGAGGGCGAAGCCATCCTCGTGCCCAAGAACAGCCCGCTTAAGACGGTCGCCGATCTCAAGGGCAAGACGGTGGCCCTCAACAAGGGCTCGAACGTCCATTACCTGCTGGTGAAGGCGCTGGAGACGGCGAACGTCTCCTATACGGACATCAAGACCGCCTTCCTCACCCCCGCCGATGCCCGCGCCGCCTTCGAGCGCGGCGCGGTGGACGCCTGGGCCATCTGGGACCCCTTCCAGGCCGCTGCGGAAACGACCATCGAGGCTCGCCAGCTCACCAACGGCACCGGCATCGTCTCCAATTACCAGTTCTATTTCTCCACCCAGAGCTTCGTGGAGAAGGCCCCCGATGTGGTCGATGCGGTGCTCGCGGGCGTCGCGGAAATCGGCGCCTGGGTGAAGGCCAATCCGAAGGCCGCGGCAGCGGAATTCTCGCCGCTCATCGGCATTCCTGCACCGATACTCGAGATTGCGCTCGCCCGCCAGCAGTATGACGTGAAGCCCATCACCCCCGCGGTGGTGGCTCAGCAGCAGCAGGTGGCGGACGCCTTCTTCAAGCTGGGCCTCATCCCCAAGGAGATCCGCATCTCCGACGCGGTGCGGGCCCTCAAATCATGA
- the ssuC gene encoding aliphatic sulfonate ABC transporter permease SsuC, with product MSDAAIESATLASAPAVSRQRGSVLKALAGGLLPWALPLAVLVLWQAAASFGFLSSRVLPAPTDVALAFWRTLKDGSLLANIAVSTKRALTGLFIGGGIGFALGVLNGIWRPAETALDSTLQMLRNVPHLAIIPLVILWFGIDEEAKVFLVAIGVAFPIYLNTFHGIRTVDRGLVEMARVYGLSPAALFWRIVLPGALPSILVGLRYALGIMWLTLIVAETISSTSGIGYMTMNAREFLQTDVVVLGVLAYALLGKLADSLTRAIEHRALAWHPAYQGKGLAA from the coding sequence ATGAGCGACGCCGCCATCGAGAGCGCGACGCTGGCCTCGGCCCCCGCCGTCTCCCGGCAGCGGGGCAGCGTGCTGAAGGCCCTCGCCGGCGGCCTGCTGCCCTGGGCGCTGCCGCTCGCGGTGCTGGTTCTGTGGCAGGCGGCTGCGAGCTTCGGCTTCCTCTCCTCCCGCGTCCTGCCGGCGCCGACCGACGTAGCGCTCGCCTTCTGGCGCACGCTGAAGGATGGCTCCCTGCTCGCCAACATCGCCGTCAGCACGAAGCGGGCCCTCACCGGCCTTTTCATCGGCGGCGGGATCGGCTTTGCGCTCGGCGTGCTCAACGGCATCTGGCGGCCCGCCGAGACGGCCCTCGATTCCACCCTCCAGATGCTGCGCAACGTGCCGCATCTCGCCATCATCCCGCTGGTCATCCTGTGGTTCGGCATCGATGAGGAGGCGAAGGTCTTCCTCGTCGCCATCGGCGTTGCCTTTCCCATCTATCTCAACACCTTCCACGGCATCCGCACGGTGGATCGCGGCCTCGTGGAGATGGCGCGGGTCTATGGTCTTTCGCCAGCGGCCCTGTTCTGGCGCATCGTTCTGCCGGGCGCCCTGCCCTCCATTCTCGTGGGCCTGCGCTATGCGCTCGGCATCATGTGGCTGACGCTCATCGTTGCGGAGACCATCTCCTCCACCTCCGGCATCGGCTACATGACCATGAATGCCCGCGAGTTTCTCCAGACCGACGTGGTGGTGCTGGGCGTGCTTGCCTATGCCCTGCTGGGCAAACTGGCGGACAGCCTGACACGCGCCATCGAGCACCGGGCGCTGGCCTGGCATCCCGCTTATCAGGGCAAGGGGCTTGCCGCATGA
- a CDS encoding ATP-binding cassette domain-containing protein — MSTPLVAFGDGLLTAPRAPTEAAPARFGGAPVSLSGVVKAFGERPVLRRLDLDIPAGQFLAVVGRSGGGKTTLMRLIAGLDAATSGTVRINGTAVSGLQRDVRLLFQDARLVPWQRVLGNVGIARGPDWRHVASLALKDVGLGDRGREWPFVLSGGQKQRVALARALVSNPSVLLLDEPFGALDALTRVEMHRLLERIWRERGFTVVLITHDVAEAVALADRVVVLRAGEIALDQTIDLPRPRREAGDAAASSLQARILAAV, encoded by the coding sequence ATGAGCACGCCCCTCGTGGCCTTCGGCGACGGCCTGCTCACTGCCCCGCGCGCGCCCACCGAGGCGGCGCCCGCGCGCTTCGGCGGCGCGCCCGTCTCCCTCTCCGGCGTCGTGAAGGCATTCGGCGAGCGACCGGTGCTGCGGCGGCTCGATCTCGACATTCCGGCCGGTCAGTTCCTCGCCGTGGTCGGCCGTTCCGGCGGCGGCAAGACCACGCTGATGCGCCTCATCGCGGGGCTTGATGCGGCGACCTCCGGCACGGTGCGCATCAATGGCACGGCCGTCTCCGGCCTCCAGCGCGACGTGCGCCTCCTGTTTCAGGATGCCCGGCTGGTGCCATGGCAGCGGGTGCTCGGAAATGTGGGCATCGCCCGCGGGCCGGACTGGCGCCATGTGGCCAGCCTCGCGCTCAAGGATGTGGGCCTCGGCGACCGGGGCCGGGAATGGCCCTTCGTGCTCTCCGGCGGCCAGAAGCAGCGCGTGGCCCTCGCCCGCGCGCTGGTGAGCAACCCGTCCGTCCTGCTGCTGGATGAGCCCTTCGGCGCCCTCGATGCCCTGACGCGGGTGGAGATGCACCGCCTGCTGGAGCGCATCTGGCGCGAGCGCGGCTTCACCGTGGTGCTCATTACCCATGACGTCGCCGAGGCCGTCGCCTTGGCGGATCGGGTCGTCGTGCTGCGGGCGGGCGAGATCGCCCTCGACCAGACCATCGACCTGCCGCGCCCCCGCCGCGAGGCCGGCGATGCCGCCGCCTCCAGCCTTCAGGCGCGCATTCTCGCCGCTGTCTGA